From the genome of Adhaeribacter pallidiroseus:
TTTGAGGCACCCCCATCCGGAACAAAAGTAAGTAAAAGGGCAGCGGCTCCTTTAACGTTTGTAGTTGATGTTAATTCAACTACCAATGGTTTAGATTACCACTTTGAAGAATAAGATTTAACAGTTGGTACAAACCTTTTGCTGTTCGTGGATTCTTTACCTCGTTATAAATACTGGATTTACTATAACAGTAGCGGTATTTAAACTAATCAGAAGATCTTCCGGCAAATCACTCAGCAGATTCAGTATTAGCAATTGATACAATATTTTTTAAAAAATTACCCATTAAGAATTTATATACCTTTCCTGAAACAAACAATTACTTTTTTTGCCATCCTTTTAGTAATGGTAAGCTGTAGCAAAGACAATGACATAAGCCATAAATTTACAGGTAAGTGGGAATATGAAAGATACATTGGTTATCCATTTACAGATACTGCTCTACCTCCTGGCAACGGACAGACTATTACGCTCACGAACAATGGCATTTTTGAAAGTAGAAAACAGGATACTGTTCTTTTTGTAGGAAAGTATACGATTAAGCAAAGAAAGGATTGTTATAAACGAGATAATACCTGGTTGCTTTCAACCGATGATCCATATTTTAAAGAAGTATATATTAATATCGAAAATAATAAGCTTACCTTATCTCAACCAAACTGTTATGCAGACGGTGGAATTATCTATTATAGAAGGTTGAAGTAATAAAAGCAAGTAGTTCTGAATATCAGTAATTGCACCCTAGGGTTATCCTTACTCAATAGCTAAATATTTAAATTTTTAACCAGATTACTCCCCGTAATGAATCAGATTGCGGGCCATGCCGTTGAAAATAAAATAATGGAAAGGTAAAACCGAATACCAATACAAGCGCCCCATCAAACCTTTCGGGCGGAAAGTAGCGGTTTGTACTAAGTGGTTTTGTTCTTCTTTTTTTAAAATTTTAAATTCGAGCCAGGCTTCGCCAGGCAATTTCATTTCGGCGTACAGCAGCAAGCGTTTTTCTTTTTTGTCGGCGTGCAGCACGCGCCAGAAATCAAGCGCATCGCCAGGGTTTAAAGTAGCAAAGTTGGTGCGGCCCCGCCGCAAACCTACGCCGCCAAAAAGCTTATCGATAAAACCCCGCAACCGCCATAAGCCATCCAGGTAATACCAGCCTTGCAGGCCCCCAATCCGAAAAATATTATTCACCACCGCCTCGGGAGAGCGGGTAAAAACAAAGTCGCGGCGGTCTTTAAAGCAGCCTTCTTCGGGCACCTGAATAAACTCGGTAACTCGTAAGGGACTTTCGCTATTCGAAAAAGAATCTTTCCAACTGGAGGCTACCTCGTTTTGCGCAATGCGGGCAAAGGCCAGTTCCACCGATTCTTTATAACTCATGAGTGGTAACGGCACTAAATCGGTAATGCCCAGGTTGCGGCAAACAACTTCGTTTTTCATAGAGTCCACCAGGCTGCGCGCTAGAGCAAAAGAAGTGGCGGTAACAAAATAAAGCCAGTACGACGATAACTTGGGCGAAAGTACCGGTACCGAAATAATCCAGCGTTTTAATCCCCGCACTTCGGCAAAAATAGCCAGCATCTGCTTGTACGTTAAAATCTCCGCGCCGCCAATATCAAATACTTTATTGTACGTTTCCGGTTTATCTATTACGCCTACCAAATACTCCATTACGTTGCGGATGCCGATGGGCTGGCACCGCGACTGGAGCCACTTTGGGGCAATCATAACGGGTAGTTTTTCGACTAAATCCCGGATGATCTCGAACGAAGCACTGCCGGAACCAATAATAATAGCGGCCCGCAGCACCGTAACCGGTATGTTAGCGGTAGTCAGAATTTCTTCGACGTGCTTGCGCGAATTTAAGTGACGGGATAATTCAGCGTCGTTGGCAATGCCACCCAGGTAAATAATTTGCCGGCAAGCAGTGGTTTTTAAATATTCGCTAAAATTTTGTGCTGTTTTTGCTTCCAGATCATTAAAGTGCCGGTACGAGGTACTCATGGAATGGATGAGGTAAAAAGCAATGTCAAAATCGGTAGGTAACTCCGCTAAACTGGCGGCATTCAGAAAATCAGCTTCCAGTATATGAATGTGGGGCTGCATGCTTTCCGGCACCGCAAAGCGGTTGCGGTCGCGCACGGTGCCGTATACCTCGTGGCCCAGACTTACCAGGTAATACACTAATCGTTTGCCAATGTAGCCCGTGGCACCGGTTACCAACATTTTCATAAAGAAGTAACCTTAAACCGCACAAATAGTTTAGCGGCTTCTGTTGCCCCAACTATAGGAGCAAGCAAATTTTTAATTTTTAGTAATTAAGTTAGAAAGAAGTTTAATGGAAGATAATGGTGTCCCAAATCTGCTTTAGCCGGTAATTATTCACCCGGGATAGATACCAAAGAAGAGTAAGCAGATTCTTATGATAGCGGAGGAGCGGACCTGTATTCTGAGCATCATCCCAAAAGGTTTGATTTTTACTCTCATTCGCCTAAGAAAGGCTTATTTAGACGTAGAATGCGAAAAATAAACCAACAATTTAATAAGTTTTATTAGTCTTTAATTATAGGATGCGTATAACAGAGTAATATTCACTATACCTATAATAACTATTTAAATTTAAAGAAACTATGTTTAGCAATTATTTTTTTAAAAAATTACCAGGATTAGGATTGGTTGTTTGCTTATTACTGGGAGCTGGTCAGGTAAAAGCCCAAGAAGACAATCCGGGACCTAGATTTGGTATTAAGGGAGGCGTAAACTTTTCGCAACTCTATGTAGACCAACCTGAAGCCGAAGACGAAAACATAAAAGTGGGTGTGAACCTAGGTGTTTTTGCGAAAGTGCCGATTACTAGTTTTCTGGCTATTCAACCCGAGTTACTTTATACCAGCGCGGGTTCCAAGATTACTTACGGTGGTTCTACTTTCGAAAATGTATTTGGTATTGAGCCCGGTGAAGTGCGGTTCAATTTAAACTACATTCAGGTGCCTATTGCTCTTGCAGTTAATATCGGTCCATTAAACGTGCATGCAGGTCCTTATTTGGCTTACTTGGCATCGGCTAATATTAAAGACATGAAAAAGTCTGATTTAAATACGAATGAATTTAAAGAGCTAGACCGGGATGATTTTAACACTTTTGATTACGGAGCGGTAATTGGTGTTGGATTTGATGTGGGTAATCTTACCCTGGGGGCTCGTTATAATTACGGCTTGCGCGAAGTAGGTAATACTCGTTTAGCTGGTGAATTAACCAAAGATTCCAAGAACTCCGTGGCCCAGATTTATATCGGCATTGGCCTCTAGTTTCGTAAGCCTATCATTTAGGAGATCAACAATTGAGAAACCTTGCTTCTAATTGGGGGGCAAGGTTTTTTAATGCTTTTTAAAAATTCTTTACCTGTAAGTTTATGAAAATGAAATTTTATCTATCCCTGCTTTTATTGGTAGTAAGTGGGCCGGCATTCTCCCAGTATAAAACGGTGCTGTTTAACTACGAACGCGCTTATTTCGACGATGGCCAGCCTTTACCGGCCGAAAGCAAATTTATTATCACGGGCGAAGCCAGCGCCTTGGTTGATATTGTAGAAGTAAAAGTATATCATTCCGCCAACACCGATAAAGCTCCTTTTTATCAAAATACCTGGGAACATAAGGCGAACAATCCGGCTACTTCTTTTACTTTACCCGTTAACCAACCGTTGCGCGGCAACGAAGAATATACCTTTCTGATAAATTATTACGCTAAAATATCCCAGGAGCAGCAGCAACAATTAGTTAGCCAGATCAACACGGCTCTGGGTGCTTACATTGATCAATCGTACCAGGTAGAACGCTCCGGAATTGCCATGCTGCAACACCCCAGAACCATGCGCAATGATTTAAACGCGATCGTAAACCAAGGTCTTTCGCTGCACCGCAACATTATCAACTACACTTTTCCGGGTTTTTCTGACCTGGTGTACCTGAAACTAAAACAATTGAGTGAGGTAAATTTGCAAAAGGCCCGTTTTAATGTTTTTAAGCAAGAAGACGACAATACCAAATCGGTAAAGCTCCGGTATGCGCAAGAACAAATTGCTGCCTTAAAAACCTTGTTAAATCAAGAAGTGGCCCAGTACGGCGGCGTGCAGTTATATGCGCTTACAGATAGCAAAAAAGTGGCAGACTACAATACCGAAAAAACCAAAAATGCTCTGGCTCTTAACGTAGGTTACGGCGGCGTATATTATTCCGGCTCATTTGATAACCTGACGTATGATGCTTCGCCGTACGCGGGTATTTCTATTCCGTTCGGTAAAGAGCCGTTTGCTTCGCCTTTTATGGCCCGTACCAGCATCTCCACCGGAGTATTTTTAAAAAATTTAGATTTTGGGCCCGGCAACGAAGCCACCGGACCAGTAGTGCGACGACCCGTTTATCTGGCTTTGGGTTACCGGATCCTACCTTTCATCCGGTTAAATGCCGGGGCCACGGTTTTGCAAAATAAACTAAACAGCAGTACCAACACCGATTTAAATCTGGATAAAGTATACATCCGGCCGTTTGTGGGTTTAAGTATGGAAGTTAATTTATGGTTGAACTTAAACCGGTAATGATGAAAAGCTCCCTCTTTGTATTTTTTTCCATTTTGAGCTGGTTACCTAGTTACGCCCAGCACAACCTGTATAAGTGGCAGGTAAAAGGCTATACGGGTATCGCGCATTATTTTAACACCAACCAAAAAACGATTGATTACCTGCAACCCGATGATAATATGTGGTACCGCCTGGAAATTGGCCACAGTTTAGGTAAAACGTTTGGGCTGGCGGCCAGTGCTTCCATGGGTAATATCAGGGGTTTGGCCCCACTGGGCGGCTATTTTACCACGGAAGCGCGCATGACCTCGTTACGACTTTATTTTTACACCGATAATGGTTGGTTGTTAAAAGAATCATCGTTGGTAGCGCCTTACTTTTTTGGCGGATATGGCTTAAGTTCCCTGCAAGATGCTCCCCGCCACGATCAATACCAGCAAGCGCTACCATTTGGTTTGGGTTTTAAATTTCGGGTAGCCGATAGATGGCAAATAGATTTTCAGACCGAAGCGGTTTATCATACTACTGAATCGGAGAACGACCTGTTTCCCCAGCAGAATAAATACAATAATAGTTTTCTGCATACAGGTGTGTCTTTGGCGTATAATTTTGGCTTTAAGCCTTCCAGTTTCAAGGCTTCTCGGTTTTACTCTAATATAACCCCATCTATAACCCCATCAACCGCTCCGGGAACAACTGCTGTACCCATCGCTCCCGGTACACTCCCAATAACGGATTCGCTGTATCAAACACCCGATACTACTATTGCTAAGCTAAATACCCGGTCTACTACTTTAGCTTCGCCCGAGTCCCGGGCAGTAACGCCCAGAATGGTGGTAATACGCGATACGGTTTTGGTGAAAGAGAATAACTATTCCTCGGTATCAGATACTCTAAGCGCTACGGCATTTAGAAAACAAATTGTGGATAGTATGGCTACCGTAAACAATAATCAAAATAAGACTCGTGAAAGTGTTATAAGCCAAGATGCTGAACTAACGGCCGCGCAAAGAAAGGCGATCCGGGATCGGGAAAAAGCTTTGGCCGAGTATGATCAGCGTACCCGACGGGCAAACGCTCTTCGACAATCCCAAATTGCCCGCACTCCCGAACCATTAAGGCCAACCTCTGTTTATCGGCCCCCCGCTACTACCCGCGTTTACCAACCAACTCCCCGGGTATATTCGAGTAGATCAACTCCGGTGATTCCGGTTACTCCAAGTGCTACCGTACTGCTGGATAATGATCGAAGAAACCTGGAAGAAGTAAACCGCAAAAACCTGCAATTGCGTTATGCTTACGACTCCTTAAATACCTTAAATAGCCGCGATACCACCTTGAGCACGCAGTTAAGACAACAAAATAGAGCTTTTAATAGCCTGGATAACAGGTTAAGGCGGTACATGCAAGACCAGGCTAATTTAAACGATAGCTTGCGGCAAAGATTAAATTTTTATGAAGGAGCGTTAGCCCGCACGCCACAGGCTACCTCTTTAGCGCCACCAGTTACCTCTTTACCAGTTAATGAAACTGCATTTGATACTACGGTTTTCTTCAATAAAAACAGTTCGCAAATTCTGTCCTTAAATTTTAATAATTTATTGGGGTGCGCCGCTTATTTGAAAGCCAATCCGGAGCAAAGACTACAACTTACCGGCTATGCCGATCGCTCGGGTAAACCGGAGTATAATTTATTGTTAAGCCGGAAAAGAGTAGAAGCCGTTTCAAATTTTCTGCAATACCGGGGGATAGCCAAAGAACGTATATTCATGCAATATTTTGGCGAAGCTAATTCCAAGGACCCATTGGTTCCTCTGGATAGAAAAGTAATATTGAATATTATCGATTAGATTACATTCCATTTTCTATAAAAGGTAGCTAACCACTTTTAAGTGGTTAGCTACCTTTTTTTGTTTTTAGTTATAAATAAAGTGCTTCGAGGATTGGTTTGGATACAGTTTTCAGCGGATAGAAAAGTTAAAATTTAAAAAATTAGACAATTAATGTAGAAATGTTAGTGTGCTAACCCAAATAGGGGAGCAGGCAGCGGATTAGGAGAAATGGTATTGTTGTTGTATAGCGATTTTAATATATAACAAGCAAAAATTTTAAAATTCTTTTAATCAGCTTATGCAAACATTTCTACTTCGTAAGGTTTGGGTATTTTTGGTGCTCTTTTTACCAACTAAATTATGGGCGCAAACCGTAGATTCTGCCGCTTTAGAACGTGAGCAAATCGAAAAGTCTTTTACGTACCAAACAGGTACCCTTACATTAGGCGACAATCTGGCCAAACTACAGGTACCTAAAGGTTATAAATTTTTAAATGCCCAGCAGAGCCAGTACGTTATTAATCAGCTCTGGGGAAATCCACCGGATAGTTCTACTTTAGGAATGCTGTTCCCCGAGCAAGATTCACCGCTTACCGAAAACTCCTATGCCGTTCATATTAGCTACTCCGAAGAAGGTTACATTAAAGATGATGATGCGCAGGATTTAGATTACGCGGATTTGCTCAAAGAAATGCAGCAAGATACCCGCGATTACAACCAAGAACGGGTGTTGGCTGGCTATCCGGCCGTAGAATTAGTGGGTTGGGCCAGTGCCCCTTTTTACGATGTCGCCAATCATAAGCTGCATTGGGCCAAAGAACTTACATTTGGCGAAGAAGAGGAGAGTACTTTAAATTATAACGTGCGGGTATTAGGCCGCAAAGGTTATTTACTACTAAATGTAATTGCCCCGATGCAGGTGTTACCTTCCGTTAAAAAGAATATTCCGAGTATATTAATGGCCGTAAATTTTACGGAAGGCAATCAATATACCGACTTTAACCCGGATATGGACGAAGTAGCCAAGTACGGTATTGGTGGCTTAATTGCGGGTAAAGTTTTGGCAAAGGCCGGTTTTTTTGTATTACTTTTAAAATTTTGGAAGGTAGTGGCTGCCGCGGCTATGGGCGTTTTTTATTATC
Proteins encoded in this window:
- a CDS encoding DUF2167 domain-containing protein, whose translation is MQTFLLRKVWVFLVLFLPTKLWAQTVDSAALEREQIEKSFTYQTGTLTLGDNLAKLQVPKGYKFLNAQQSQYVINQLWGNPPDSSTLGMLFPEQDSPLTENSYAVHISYSEEGYIKDDDAQDLDYADLLKEMQQDTRDYNQERVLAGYPAVELVGWASAPFYDVANHKLHWAKELTFGEEEESTLNYNVRVLGRKGYLLLNVIAPMQVLPSVKKNIPSILMAVNFTEGNQYTDFNPDMDEVAKYGIGGLIAGKVLAKAGFFVLLLKFWKVVAAAAMGVFYYLKKKLSGKEETQPELVLANETTIDSSPPVQ
- a CDS encoding OmpA family protein; protein product: MVELKPVMMKSSLFVFFSILSWLPSYAQHNLYKWQVKGYTGIAHYFNTNQKTIDYLQPDDNMWYRLEIGHSLGKTFGLAASASMGNIRGLAPLGGYFTTEARMTSLRLYFYTDNGWLLKESSLVAPYFFGGYGLSSLQDAPRHDQYQQALPFGLGFKFRVADRWQIDFQTEAVYHTTESENDLFPQQNKYNNSFLHTGVSLAYNFGFKPSSFKASRFYSNITPSITPSTAPGTTAVPIAPGTLPITDSLYQTPDTTIAKLNTRSTTLASPESRAVTPRMVVIRDTVLVKENNYSSVSDTLSATAFRKQIVDSMATVNNNQNKTRESVISQDAELTAAQRKAIRDREKALAEYDQRTRRANALRQSQIARTPEPLRPTSVYRPPATTRVYQPTPRVYSSRSTPVIPVTPSATVLLDNDRRNLEEVNRKNLQLRYAYDSLNTLNSRDTTLSTQLRQQNRAFNSLDNRLRRYMQDQANLNDSLRQRLNFYEGALARTPQATSLAPPVTSLPVNETAFDTTVFFNKNSSQILSLNFNNLLGCAAYLKANPEQRLQLTGYADRSGKPEYNLLLSRKRVEAVSNFLQYRGIAKERIFMQYFGEANSKDPLVPLDRKVILNIID
- a CDS encoding SDR family oxidoreductase; protein product: MKMLVTGATGYIGKRLVYYLVSLGHEVYGTVRDRNRFAVPESMQPHIHILEADFLNAASLAELPTDFDIAFYLIHSMSTSYRHFNDLEAKTAQNFSEYLKTTACRQIIYLGGIANDAELSRHLNSRKHVEEILTTANIPVTVLRAAIIIGSGSASFEIIRDLVEKLPVMIAPKWLQSRCQPIGIRNVMEYLVGVIDKPETYNKVFDIGGAEILTYKQMLAIFAEVRGLKRWIISVPVLSPKLSSYWLYFVTATSFALARSLVDSMKNEVVCRNLGITDLVPLPLMSYKESVELAFARIAQNEVASSWKDSFSNSESPLRVTEFIQVPEEGCFKDRRDFVFTRSPEAVVNNIFRIGGLQGWYYLDGLWRLRGFIDKLFGGVGLRRGRTNFATLNPGDALDFWRVLHADKKEKRLLLYAEMKLPGEAWLEFKILKKEEQNHLVQTATFRPKGLMGRLYWYSVLPFHYFIFNGMARNLIHYGE
- a CDS encoding porin family protein, yielding MFSNYFFKKLPGLGLVVCLLLGAGQVKAQEDNPGPRFGIKGGVNFSQLYVDQPEAEDENIKVGVNLGVFAKVPITSFLAIQPELLYTSAGSKITYGGSTFENVFGIEPGEVRFNLNYIQVPIALAVNIGPLNVHAGPYLAYLASANIKDMKKSDLNTNEFKELDRDDFNTFDYGAVIGVGFDVGNLTLGARYNYGLREVGNTRLAGELTKDSKNSVAQIYIGIGL